One Defluviimonas sp. SAOS-178_SWC DNA window includes the following coding sequences:
- a CDS encoding ABC transporter substrate-binding protein, protein MRAFVLALVLILDAAVAAGFPVEEETLFPSAEPELRVLSILSTTDTSVLQPLIADFQSREPGVAVRYTVANSQAVFSAIHDEGLAFDLVISSAMDLQMKLANDGFAASYGSGPTAQLPAWAHWQNRLFAFAQENVVLIASRSGFGGLPLPQTRRDLIEVLRDNPDRFRGRIGTYNPELSGAGYLFATQDARQSDSFWRLAEVMGGLAPRLYTTSNEMITDLKQGQLVLAYNVLGSYAEPRLDGDPDAEVIELEDYTLTLLRTGLIPVSARAPDLGGRFLDFLLGPDGQRLLRDKAGLPPIDEVALSRGPHLRPMRLEPGLLVFLDRLKRRGFLDEWTAALSRN, encoded by the coding sequence ATGCGCGCGTTTGTTCTTGCCCTTGTCCTGATCCTCGATGCGGCCGTCGCCGCCGGCTTTCCGGTCGAAGAGGAAACTCTTTTCCCTTCAGCCGAGCCGGAACTCAGGGTGCTTTCGATCCTCTCGACCACCGACACGTCCGTCCTGCAACCCCTGATCGCCGACTTTCAGAGCCGCGAGCCCGGCGTAGCGGTGCGCTACACCGTTGCGAACTCACAGGCCGTCTTTTCTGCCATCCACGACGAGGGGCTGGCCTTCGACCTCGTCATCTCCTCGGCGATGGATTTGCAGATGAAGCTCGCGAATGACGGGTTCGCCGCGTCCTACGGCTCGGGCCCGACCGCCCAGCTTCCGGCGTGGGCGCACTGGCAAAACCGGCTTTTTGCCTTCGCACAGGAGAATGTCGTGCTGATCGCCTCCCGCTCGGGTTTCGGCGGCCTTCCTCTGCCGCAGACGCGCCGCGATCTGATTGAGGTCCTGCGCGATAATCCCGACCGGTTTCGAGGGCGGATCGGCACCTACAATCCGGAACTCTCGGGTGCCGGCTATCTTTTTGCCACTCAGGACGCGCGCCAGTCGGACAGTTTCTGGCGTCTGGCAGAGGTGATGGGCGGCCTCGCGCCGCGCCTCTACACCACGTCGAACGAAATGATTACCGATTTGAAACAGGGGCAGCTCGTCCTCGCCTATAACGTCCTGGGCAGTTACGCCGAGCCACGGCTTGACGGTGACCCGGACGCCGAGGTGATCGAACTGGAGGACTACACTCTGACGCTGTTGCGGACCGGGCTTATCCCGGTCTCGGCGCGGGCGCCCGATCTCGGCGGCCGGTTCCTCGATTTCCTGCTCGGTCCTGACGGGCAGAGGCTGCTTCGAGACAAGGCCGGACTTCCGCCGATCGACGAAGTGGCGCTGTCGCGTGGCCCGCATCTGCGACCGATGCGGCTTGAGCCGGGGCTGCTCGTCTTCCTCGACAGGCTCAAGCGGCGTGGCTTCCTCGATGAATGGACCGCCGCGCTCAGCCGGAACTGA